In Pseudoalteromonas sp. MM1, a single window of DNA contains:
- a CDS encoding ABC transporter substrate-binding protein, with protein MKFLSLIYIAVVFTCFVGSPFVAAKTPLVFPAQSENKSVLKIYGGADKMEIAPFLSAFQKKYPFVQVDYYELSTFEVYSEFLADVNNPPDVLLSSAMNLQVKLVNDGYAQPYSSEQTNKLPAWAKWRNEVFGFTYETAVIAFNKEFLGEEVAPSSRNELLELIRRRSDKIKGRIGIYDITQVGIGYLLWAHDREQSSSYGRMLESFGYHSTRVFRRSADILKALSTGELTVGYNILSSYARTWAAQHPNIIVVQPKDYTSVIMRSAIIPKHAKNVIGAQLFIDYLVSVQGQTDMANFTNFEPINNEVRVKQKHLLDISEGQLRPVPLGIEILVIDDQMKRQIIIQEWENALFEYQ; from the coding sequence TTGAAATTTTTATCGCTGATTTATATTGCCGTTGTTTTTACGTGCTTTGTAGGCTCGCCATTCGTTGCTGCAAAAACTCCTTTAGTATTTCCTGCACAAAGCGAAAACAAGTCAGTACTAAAAATATATGGCGGCGCCGATAAAATGGAAATTGCCCCTTTTTTATCGGCCTTTCAAAAAAAGTACCCATTTGTACAAGTTGATTATTATGAGCTGAGTACCTTCGAAGTGTATAGCGAATTTTTAGCCGACGTTAATAACCCGCCCGACGTTTTATTAAGTTCAGCAATGAATTTACAAGTAAAGCTAGTTAACGATGGCTACGCACAGCCTTACAGCTCTGAGCAAACAAATAAACTCCCCGCATGGGCTAAATGGCGCAATGAAGTGTTTGGCTTTACTTATGAAACCGCGGTAATTGCATTTAATAAAGAATTTTTAGGTGAAGAGGTCGCACCAAGTAGCCGCAACGAATTACTTGAACTCATACGTAGGCGCAGTGACAAAATTAAAGGCCGAATTGGCATTTACGATATTACTCAAGTGGGTATAGGCTATTTGCTGTGGGCTCATGACCGCGAGCAAAGCTCCAGCTATGGCCGAATGCTTGAATCGTTTGGCTATCACAGTACGCGTGTATTTAGACGCAGCGCCGACATACTCAAGGCCCTTTCAACGGGTGAGCTCACTGTTGGCTATAACATATTAAGCTCTTATGCGCGCACCTGGGCGGCGCAGCACCCTAATATTATTGTAGTGCAACCTAAAGACTACACCTCGGTTATTATGCGCAGCGCCATAATTCCTAAACACGCAAAAAATGTTATTGGCGCACAGCTGTTTATTGATTATTTAGTGTCTGTACAAGGACAAACAGACATGGCTAATTTTACTAACTTTGAACCAATTAACAATGAAGTACGTGTAAAACAAAAACATTTACTTGATATATCAGAAGGTCAGCTTCGCCCCGTCCCCCTTGGCATAGAAATATTAGTGATAGATGATCAGATGAAGCGCCAAATAATCATTCAAGAATGGGAAAACGCGTTATTTGAGTATCAATAA
- a CDS encoding sensor histidine kinase, translated as MNSKTLPSIRRQLLTITITLMVIITLITYFMANNYSKNAAQISYDRLLASAALQIFENTHIDYHEIIVDLPSATFETLSMASNDRLVYQITQNQGEHLTGYKGLYQHILQKANTQWQRTEYDPRDNLLIQFWEGDYKGENYRFILLSDKLYEVGESFDVNILIGQTTQARDQLAYEMNLNVIQMVILTFAIAIVLILLGVNQILRPIYSINKKIRKRSPTDLRPIDMSVPKEMADLVSTINHFISQLEVSLNHLKRFTGEVAHQIRTPLAGLKSQAQNAIEESDEKIRTEQLNRVLYSTDLLDSTVTQLLNQATLAHRFHSQPLITLSLPELVKSVCRDVAVSAIQRGVIITYQGDDNLMISGDSFALSQMLRNILENAIKFSPQNKEVNVSTELHSTDSGYIARLCVADQGVGVPDAQKQHVFERFYKSKGDPRAGSGLGLSIAKEVAEHHKAEIKLLDNTPSGLIFEINFPLMLTEDEH; from the coding sequence ATGAATAGCAAAACCCTCCCCTCTATTCGCCGACAGCTACTTACAATAACCATTACTCTAATGGTTATAATCACACTTATTACCTATTTTATGGCTAATAATTACAGTAAAAACGCCGCCCAAATTTCATACGATAGGCTACTTGCCAGTGCTGCTTTACAAATATTTGAAAATACCCACATTGATTACCACGAAATTATTGTTGATTTACCCAGCGCTACATTCGAAACTCTTTCGATGGCCTCAAATGACAGATTGGTGTATCAAATAACGCAAAATCAAGGGGAGCACTTAACCGGCTACAAAGGCTTATACCAACACATTTTGCAAAAAGCCAACACTCAGTGGCAACGTACAGAGTATGACCCGCGAGATAACCTACTGATACAATTTTGGGAAGGTGATTACAAAGGTGAAAACTATCGCTTTATTTTACTCTCAGATAAGCTTTATGAAGTGGGTGAATCGTTCGATGTAAATATTTTAATAGGCCAAACAACCCAAGCGCGCGATCAGCTCGCCTATGAAATGAATTTAAATGTTATACAAATGGTTATTTTGACTTTCGCAATCGCAATAGTGCTTATATTGCTGGGAGTGAATCAAATTTTGCGCCCTATTTACAGTATAAATAAAAAAATACGCAAACGTTCGCCTACTGACTTGCGCCCGATTGACATGTCAGTTCCTAAAGAAATGGCCGATTTAGTGTCAACCATTAACCATTTTATATCACAATTAGAAGTCTCGCTTAATCATTTAAAACGCTTTACCGGCGAAGTGGCCCATCAAATAAGAACGCCCCTTGCAGGCCTTAAAAGCCAAGCGCAAAATGCCATTGAAGAAAGCGATGAAAAAATAAGAACAGAGCAGTTAAATCGTGTTTTATACTCAACAGATTTACTCGACAGCACCGTGACCCAACTGTTAAACCAAGCAACCCTTGCGCATCGTTTTCATAGCCAGCCATTAATAACGCTTTCGTTGCCGGAGCTGGTAAAGTCTGTGTGTAGAGATGTTGCGGTATCGGCGATTCAACGTGGCGTGATCATTACCTACCAGGGTGATGATAACTTAATGATTAGTGGCGATTCGTTTGCACTTAGCCAAATGCTACGTAACATTTTAGAAAACGCGATTAAGTTTAGCCCGCAAAATAAAGAAGTTAATGTCTCTACCGAGCTTCACAGTACAGACAGTGGTTACATAGCCCGTTTATGTGTGGCTGATCAAGGTGTAGGTGTACCCGATGCGCAAAAACAACATGTGTTTGAACGCTTTTACAAAAGTAAAGGCGACCCACGTGCTGGCAGTGGTTTGGGATTAAGTATTGCAAAGGAGGTGGCAGAACATCATAAAGCAGAGATTAAACTGCTTGATAACACCCCGTCAGGGCTTATTTTTGAAATAAACTTTCCGCTCATGCTAACAGAGGACGAACATTGA
- a CDS encoding response regulator transcription factor, with protein sequence MRILAVEDDEVLGEAICQRFTKMGQGIDLVTSGDVANSLLKRHKYDLILLDLNLPNLNGEQILKKLRARSSNTPVLILTARAQVEHRIELLDLGADDYLTKPFDFGELEARCRALLRRNQGLGKDIISYGNLDFDRKSCTVTIAKELIDLKQREFRLLEIFLTHQGKVLNKDELLDHLYSFDDSPSPNAIETYVARLRKKLVNSSVDIKTLRGLGYLLAQCNE encoded by the coding sequence ATGAGAATTTTAGCCGTTGAAGATGACGAAGTATTAGGAGAAGCAATTTGCCAACGTTTCACTAAAATGGGCCAAGGTATAGATCTTGTAACCAGTGGTGATGTGGCTAATTCGCTGTTAAAACGCCATAAGTACGACCTTATTTTGCTTGATTTAAACTTACCCAATTTAAACGGTGAACAAATTTTAAAAAAGCTCAGGGCTCGCTCATCAAATACGCCTGTATTAATTTTAACGGCGCGTGCCCAAGTTGAGCACCGTATAGAATTACTCGACTTAGGCGCCGACGACTACCTGACAAAACCCTTTGATTTTGGCGAATTAGAAGCCCGTTGCCGCGCTCTACTTAGGCGTAACCAAGGCTTAGGTAAAGACATTATTAGTTATGGCAATCTCGATTTTGACCGAAAATCATGCACGGTCACTATTGCTAAAGAGCTTATTGATTTAAAGCAACGCGAATTTAGATTACTCGAAATATTTTTAACTCATCAAGGTAAAGTGCTTAATAAAGATGAGTTACTCGATCACTTATATTCGTTTGACGACTCACCTAGCCCTAACGCCATAGAAACCTACGTAGCAAGGCTTCGTAAAAAGCTGGTAAATAGCAGTGTCGATATAAAAACACTGCGCGGTTTAGGCTACCTTTTAGCACAGTGTAATGAATAG
- a CDS encoding OprD family outer membrane porin, with the protein MAQRFSKIFAVTGAMLTCVSLPSYASFNGLTEQDEFNIKLRSIYFDRDYDNDASDDSTFAQGIELNYQSGYFNDLISVGVSNYTVLNYNSTGSAQNNILPAGDEKGGVDDSFSKFGQYFIDVKLGNNGHVKIGGQKTKSMLLKSSGSRAIPNTFRGVFGDYKFGNTKVYGYAYDKWSRRHDDKWEDFSTDQSDKGAISVIWGVGASYKKEALKIDAEYLNSHDYLSKFGLKGSYAIKLDQSKLTLSSGVFTSQDDGDLFVTGAEGGDLDDEDALGAVSGVTKSENDGFAYYLDANWKKDIWTLGAAFTKVNDAWIEDNFSGDHGTNPFPTRSLIGADLTNQNESTWQARLGVDLKAVAPGLTTKFYYTSGSDAENSALGKAGGTADEKYWAIDTRYKVATIKGLSLRWLFLDYTTDETGSVDGVKGDRADHRVYVDYTIKF; encoded by the coding sequence ATGGCTCAACGGTTCTCTAAAATATTTGCAGTAACAGGCGCAATGTTAACTTGTGTTTCACTTCCTTCGTATGCTTCTTTTAATGGGCTTACAGAGCAAGACGAATTTAATATTAAGCTAAGGTCAATTTACTTTGACCGCGATTACGACAACGACGCCAGTGACGACTCAACCTTTGCACAAGGTATAGAGCTCAATTATCAATCGGGCTATTTTAATGACTTAATTAGCGTGGGTGTCTCTAATTATACTGTACTTAATTACAACTCAACCGGCAGTGCACAAAATAATATTTTACCTGCAGGAGATGAAAAAGGCGGCGTTGACGATAGCTTTTCTAAATTTGGTCAATATTTTATCGACGTTAAACTTGGCAATAATGGCCATGTAAAAATAGGCGGGCAAAAAACCAAAAGCATGCTGTTAAAAAGCTCGGGTAGCCGCGCAATTCCTAATACGTTTAGAGGGGTATTTGGTGACTACAAGTTTGGTAATACCAAAGTATATGGTTACGCCTACGATAAATGGAGCCGCCGCCACGATGACAAATGGGAAGATTTTTCTACCGATCAGTCAGACAAAGGCGCGATTAGTGTAATTTGGGGGGTGGGCGCAAGCTACAAAAAAGAGGCGCTAAAAATAGACGCGGAGTATTTAAATTCTCACGATTACTTATCAAAGTTTGGGCTTAAAGGCAGCTACGCTATTAAGCTCGATCAAAGTAAGTTAACCCTTTCAAGCGGCGTATTTACCTCACAAGACGATGGTGATTTATTTGTAACCGGCGCAGAGGGGGGCGATTTAGATGATGAAGATGCACTCGGTGCGGTTTCAGGCGTTACTAAAAGTGAAAACGATGGCTTTGCCTACTACCTAGATGCGAATTGGAAAAAAGATATTTGGACACTAGGCGCCGCATTTACCAAGGTGAACGATGCCTGGATTGAAGATAATTTTAGTGGCGATCACGGGACTAACCCGTTTCCCACTCGTTCATTAATTGGCGCAGATTTAACAAACCAAAATGAGTCAACCTGGCAGGCTCGCTTAGGCGTTGACCTAAAAGCAGTGGCACCAGGTTTAACCACAAAATTTTATTACACCAGCGGTAGTGATGCAGAAAATTCGGCCCTTGGTAAGGCTGGTGGTACAGCCGATGAAAAGTACTGGGCAATTGATACACGCTATAAAGTAGCCACAATTAAGGGCTTAAGCCTACGCTGGTTATTTTTAGATTACACCACAGATGAAACTGGCAGTGTTGATGGTGTAAAAGGCGATAGAGCCGATCACCGTGTTTATGTAGATTACACCATTAAGTTTTAA
- a CDS encoding 4-oxalomesaconate tautomerase, giving the protein MTIQKKIPCVIMRGGTSRGTYFLANDLPREWEKRKEILTAAMGSGDPLQVNGVGGGNSLTSKAAIISRSTDPDADIDYLFAQVSIEQNEVDITPSCGNILSGAAPLAIEYGLVTANDGETRVRVKNVNTNTLIEVVVQTPNGFVEYEGDATIDGVPGSGAPILLKFFDVCGTKTGELLPTGSARDTFDGVEVSCVDAAMPMVLIPAQSLGVKGSETKQELDANSELLQKIESIRLQASLKMGLGDATGKVIPKVGLLSVPQFGGTITSRYFVPQNCHTSHSVTGAICVSVSCMLPGSVAYDLITPQTSNQQSIVVEHPSGKIDLLLEGSFENNTLDIKSAGLMRTARMLFKGEVHIPAKVWDESKIA; this is encoded by the coding sequence ATGACTATTCAAAAAAAAATACCTTGTGTCATTATGCGTGGCGGAACATCTCGCGGGACTTATTTTTTAGCCAACGATTTACCTAGAGAGTGGGAAAAACGCAAAGAAATTTTAACGGCAGCAATGGGCTCAGGCGACCCGCTACAAGTAAATGGTGTAGGTGGTGGTAATTCGCTTACCAGTAAGGCGGCTATTATTTCGCGCTCAACCGACCCTGATGCCGATATTGACTACTTATTTGCGCAAGTCTCAATTGAGCAAAATGAAGTAGATATAACGCCTTCGTGCGGTAATATTTTATCCGGTGCTGCGCCTTTAGCTATTGAGTACGGTCTAGTAACAGCAAATGATGGCGAAACAAGAGTAAGAGTAAAAAACGTAAATACAAACACGCTTATTGAGGTTGTAGTACAAACGCCTAACGGTTTTGTTGAGTACGAAGGCGATGCCACCATTGATGGCGTGCCAGGCTCGGGTGCCCCTATTTTGCTGAAGTTTTTTGATGTGTGTGGCACAAAAACAGGCGAGCTTTTGCCTACAGGCTCTGCCCGCGATACCTTTGATGGCGTAGAGGTTAGTTGTGTAGATGCTGCCATGCCAATGGTACTAATACCGGCGCAATCACTGGGTGTAAAAGGCTCTGAAACTAAACAAGAGCTTGATGCAAACAGCGAGTTACTGCAAAAAATTGAAAGCATTCGTTTGCAAGCTTCATTAAAAATGGGCCTAGGGGATGCCACCGGAAAAGTGATTCCAAAAGTCGGTTTGCTGTCGGTTCCACAATTTGGCGGTACAATTACCTCGCGCTATTTTGTGCCGCAAAATTGCCATACCAGCCATTCGGTAACCGGTGCAATTTGTGTGAGTGTAAGTTGTATGTTGCCAGGTAGTGTGGCGTACGATTTGATCACCCCACAAACCTCAAATCAGCAAAGTATTGTGGTTGAACACCCCAGCGGTAAAATTGATTTACTCCTAGAGGGTAGCTTTGAGAACAATACACTCGATATAAAATCGGCAGGGTTAATGCGCACTGCCAGAATGTTATTTAAAGGCGAAGTACACATACCTGCAAAAGTATGGGATGAAAGTAAAATTGCTTAA
- a CDS encoding tripartite tricarboxylate transporter substrate binding protein, with protein MKITLSTFAPNRLKAMLVVLAASTCISSAYANNNDEVSFDGERVEWVVPFKEGGGSDTWARFFGPRFSQHLNGKPVVVVKNIPGGGSTKGANRFERRGKANGLNVFSTSASTQIPYLLGDSRVRYDVKRWNVIMATPTGAVVYVRPELGIKNASELAKLQGQKLKFGSQRAASMDLVGLLAFDMLDLDIHAIFGMKGRGSARLSFERGEVDIDFQTTSAYLKKVQPLVDEGKAIPLMSFGVLNKEGKIVRDPTFPDLPHVGEVYEMIHGKKPTGVEYNVWKTFFVAGFAAQKGLFLPKGTPDDVIASWRSAAQRVIDQDNFQEESELVLGQYPQLVHEDAVNTLNSALTISETDKQWVRNYLTENYNARF; from the coding sequence ATGAAGATTACATTAAGTACTTTTGCACCTAATCGACTAAAAGCAATGCTTGTTGTGTTAGCAGCAAGCACTTGTATCAGCTCAGCTTATGCAAACAATAACGACGAAGTAAGCTTTGATGGTGAGCGAGTAGAGTGGGTTGTGCCTTTTAAAGAAGGTGGCGGCTCTGACACATGGGCTCGTTTTTTTGGCCCGCGTTTTTCTCAGCACTTAAATGGCAAGCCTGTGGTTGTGGTTAAAAATATTCCAGGTGGTGGCTCAACTAAAGGCGCTAACCGGTTTGAGCGCCGAGGTAAGGCTAATGGTTTAAATGTATTTAGTACTTCTGCCTCTACGCAAATTCCTTACTTACTAGGTGACTCGCGCGTTAGATACGATGTAAAACGCTGGAATGTCATTATGGCCACACCGACGGGGGCGGTAGTATATGTGCGCCCAGAGCTTGGTATTAAAAACGCATCAGAGCTTGCAAAATTACAAGGTCAAAAACTTAAATTTGGTAGCCAACGTGCAGCATCAATGGACTTAGTGGGTTTATTAGCCTTCGACATGCTTGATTTAGACATACACGCCATTTTTGGTATGAAAGGCCGTGGCAGCGCCCGTTTATCGTTTGAACGTGGCGAGGTGGATATCGACTTTCAAACTACCTCTGCCTACTTAAAAAAAGTACAACCACTCGTTGATGAAGGCAAAGCCATTCCACTTATGTCGTTTGGTGTACTTAATAAAGAAGGCAAAATTGTTCGCGACCCAACATTTCCTGACTTACCACACGTAGGCGAAGTATACGAAATGATCCACGGCAAAAAGCCAACGGGCGTGGAATACAACGTATGGAAAACCTTTTTTGTAGCGGGCTTTGCAGCGCAAAAAGGCCTGTTTTTACCAAAAGGCACACCTGATGACGTTATTGCATCTTGGCGCAGTGCAGCTCAACGCGTAATTGATCAAGACAACTTTCAAGAAGAGTCTGAGCTAGTACTTGGCCAATACCCGCAACTTGTACACGAAGATGCGGTAAACACACTTAATTCAGCACTTACAATTTCTGAAACTGACAAACAATGGGTAAGAAATTACCTTACAGAAAACTACAACGCGCGCTTTTAA
- a CDS encoding tripartite tricarboxylate transporter permease codes for MLDAFLIALQTILTPTHLMYLCGGVFLGLLIGIFPGLGGIAGLSLLLPFLYGMDPISALAMLIGLVAVIPTSDTFTSVLMGIPGSSGSQATVLDGFPLSKKGQAARALSAAFASSLFGGLFGAIILTLFVLIARPVILAFGSAELFMLTLLGLSMVGVLAGNSLVKGLSACGLGLCLGSLGGAPATGEYRMVFDNGYLMDGIPLVVVGLGIFALPEIIDLLRQNRSISEASELGRGWFEGVKDVVKNKWLATRCAAIGCVVGALPGLGGSVVDWISYGHAVQTSKDTENFGKGDIRGVIAPESSNNAKEGGGLIPTLLFGIPGSGSMAVFLGGMVLIGLEPGPAMITTDLDVTYTIVWSLALANVIGAGACLLISKWVAKVTTIPYTLMAPFMVMVIFFAAFQATRDLGDLVALIGIGILGVLMKRFGWPRPAFLIGFVLASGMETYLYQAIQFDGIEFLLKPGVIIIGALTVLSIFFAARHSIKAAKKEKANKNTASAEVKPTNLKPQIAFSGFICLVFAYGLYDSFQRSFLGGIFPAVVCSFMLILSGVVLIKLLLNKVDDAVNYDNEVSAGYVNDSSVTGLWHYVFWLCGLLAGCFLVGYVISIALFFIIFLLVKARISIVRTLTLTTCALAFLLTLSHFMVLDLPTGYLQEVASFTAL; via the coding sequence ATGTTAGATGCATTTTTAATTGCGCTACAAACTATTCTTACCCCAACACACTTAATGTATTTATGCGGCGGCGTTTTTTTAGGCTTGCTGATTGGTATTTTTCCGGGTTTAGGCGGCATAGCGGGTTTATCGTTATTACTGCCATTTTTATATGGTATGGACCCCATTTCAGCACTTGCGATGCTTATTGGTTTAGTCGCTGTTATTCCCACCTCTGACACCTTCACCTCGGTATTAATGGGCATCCCAGGCTCAAGTGGCTCTCAGGCAACCGTGCTTGACGGCTTTCCTCTTTCTAAAAAGGGCCAAGCAGCACGCGCGCTTTCAGCGGCGTTTGCCTCATCGTTATTTGGTGGCCTTTTTGGCGCAATTATTTTAACGCTGTTTGTACTGATTGCCCGCCCCGTTATTTTAGCGTTTGGCTCGGCCGAATTATTTATGCTGACTTTGCTAGGTTTAAGCATGGTAGGCGTACTTGCGGGTAATAGCCTGGTAAAAGGCTTAAGCGCCTGTGGTTTAGGGTTATGTTTAGGGTCTCTTGGCGGCGCACCTGCAACAGGTGAATACCGTATGGTATTTGATAACGGTTATTTAATGGATGGAATTCCGTTAGTGGTTGTAGGTTTAGGTATTTTTGCATTACCAGAAATTATTGATTTACTGCGTCAAAATCGCTCTATTTCAGAAGCCTCTGAGCTAGGTAGAGGCTGGTTTGAAGGCGTAAAAGATGTTGTTAAAAATAAATGGTTAGCAACACGTTGTGCTGCTATTGGCTGTGTTGTTGGCGCATTACCAGGCCTTGGCGGCAGTGTAGTAGATTGGATCTCTTATGGTCATGCAGTACAAACCTCTAAAGACACCGAAAACTTTGGTAAAGGCGATATTCGCGGTGTTATTGCGCCTGAGTCATCTAATAATGCTAAAGAAGGCGGTGGCTTAATTCCTACCTTACTATTTGGTATTCCCGGCTCTGGCAGCATGGCTGTATTTTTAGGTGGCATGGTGCTTATTGGTCTAGAGCCTGGCCCTGCGATGATCACCACCGACCTTGATGTTACCTACACAATTGTGTGGTCACTTGCACTTGCTAATGTAATTGGCGCGGGCGCGTGCTTACTTATCTCTAAATGGGTTGCAAAAGTAACGACTATTCCTTATACGCTAATGGCCCCTTTTATGGTGATGGTGATCTTTTTTGCAGCGTTTCAGGCAACGCGCGATTTAGGCGATTTAGTAGCACTTATAGGCATTGGTATTTTAGGTGTTTTAATGAAACGTTTTGGCTGGCCACGACCTGCATTTTTAATTGGTTTTGTACTAGCAAGCGGCATGGAAACTTACCTTTATCAAGCTATTCAGTTTGACGGCATAGAGTTTTTATTAAAACCGGGCGTTATTATTATTGGTGCTTTAACTGTGCTTTCTATTTTCTTTGCAGCGCGTCACTCAATCAAGGCCGCTAAAAAAGAAAAAGCCAATAAAAATACGGCTAGTGCCGAGGTAAAACCAACTAACCTAAAACCACAAATTGCGTTTTCTGGCTTTATTTGTTTGGTGTTTGCATACGGTTTGTATGACTCGTTCCAACGCTCATTTTTAGGTGGCATCTTCCCCGCGGTGGTGTGCTCGTTCATGTTAATACTCTCAGGCGTTGTGCTTATAAAGCTTTTGCTAAATAAAGTAGATGACGCGGTAAATTACGATAACGAAGTATCCGCAGGGTATGTAAACGACTCAAGCGTAACCGGCCTTTGGCATTATGTATTTTGGCTCTGTGGTTTACTTGCTGGGTGTTTTTTAGTTGGTTATGTGATTTCTATAGCGCTGTTTTTTATTATCTTTTTACTGGTAAAAGCACGTATTTCGATTGTTAGAACATTAACGCTTACCACCTGCGCGTTAGCATTTTTACTGACCCTATCGCACTTTATGGTTTTAGACTTACCCACGGGCTACTTGCAAGAAGTGGCAAGCTTTACAGCGCTTTGA
- a CDS encoding universal stress protein, which yields MISPKLILMPLSTSGHVTERLKGGLAVAKYFNAHLDVFHTHLDPKRFLPTGQLGLPSKLVQELDSVAGRFATTESANLKAEFVDLCTQLHVKYSNDGNDGNDSTEHPMHPSATWHINLGLRSEVIAEQGKVADLIIIPQSKSGKSTSTFEASVMRSGKPILLVPRQMTHFDIKTVVIGWNASTEASRALNYSLPLLKQAEKVVICTSASSADKMPNGHEVVKYLAQHNIKSEFVTFNNGRQSTAKAFMSVAQMHNADLVVMGAFTHRRIHEQIFGGMTNYMLANSTLPIFMAR from the coding sequence ATGATTTCACCTAAGCTTATTTTAATGCCGCTTTCTACAAGTGGACACGTTACAGAGCGTTTAAAAGGAGGCTTAGCTGTTGCTAAGTATTTTAATGCGCACCTTGATGTTTTTCACACGCACCTAGACCCAAAACGTTTTTTACCAACAGGGCAGCTTGGTTTACCCTCTAAATTAGTACAAGAGCTAGACTCTGTAGCCGGGCGCTTCGCGACAACCGAATCGGCGAATTTAAAAGCTGAATTTGTTGATTTATGCACACAGCTACACGTTAAATACAGCAATGACGGCAATGACGGCAATGACAGCACCGAGCACCCCATGCACCCAAGCGCAACATGGCATATTAACTTAGGCTTGCGTAGCGAGGTAATTGCAGAGCAAGGTAAGGTTGCTGATCTAATTATTATTCCGCAGTCTAAAAGTGGTAAATCAACCTCGACCTTTGAAGCATCGGTTATGCGAAGTGGTAAACCTATATTGCTGGTACCTAGGCAAATGACCCACTTTGATATAAAAACAGTGGTGATTGGTTGGAACGCAAGTACAGAGGCGTCGCGTGCGCTTAACTACAGCCTACCATTGTTGAAACAAGCAGAAAAAGTGGTTATTTGTACCAGTGCCAGCAGTGCCGATAAAATGCCAAACGGCCATGAAGTGGTTAAATATTTAGCCCAGCACAATATTAAAAGTGAGTTTGTAACTTTTAATAATGGCAGGCAATCAACCGCTAAAGCGTTTATGTCAGTAGCGCAAATGCATAATGCTGATTTAGTGGTAATGGGGGCATTTACGCATAGGCGTATTCACGAACAAATTTTTGGTGGTATGACTAATTACATGCTTGCAAACTCCACACTTCCAATATTTATGGCGCGTTAG
- a CDS encoding alpha/beta fold hydrolase, translating to MYTLSQWQTNGQFIDINANKIFTKTAGDANNPALLLIHGFPSASWDWEGMWDELIKHYFLVTLDMLGFGLSDKPINATYKITEQADLYTQFLKRLNITDVHILAHDYGDTVAQELLARQVAAQSEIRIHSVCYLNGGLFPQVHKPLFIQKLLLSKLGWLVPKLMSKQKFAKNLITIFGKNTPPATMVINTFWALLIYNNGLRVMPKLIKYITQRQQNEQRWVGAMINSDIPITFIAGEQDPISGKHMLEHYKKTIPNARVQGFVELGHYPQIEDAKAITEAYLNFRKQI from the coding sequence ATGTATACGCTTTCGCAGTGGCAAACAAACGGGCAGTTTATTGATATAAATGCCAATAAAATTTTTACTAAAACAGCGGGGGATGCAAATAACCCCGCGCTACTTTTAATTCACGGCTTTCCAAGTGCAAGCTGGGACTGGGAAGGCATGTGGGATGAGCTAATAAAACACTACTTTTTAGTAACACTTGATATGCTGGGTTTTGGGCTTTCGGATAAACCAATAAACGCGACTTATAAAATTACAGAGCAGGCTGATTTATACACGCAATTTTTAAAGCGTTTAAATATTACCGATGTACACATACTAGCCCACGATTATGGTGATACCGTGGCGCAAGAGCTATTAGCAAGGCAAGTTGCTGCTCAAAGTGAAATACGTATACACAGTGTATGCTATTTAAATGGTGGGCTATTTCCACAAGTACACAAACCCTTATTTATACAAAAGCTGCTACTTTCAAAACTTGGTTGGCTAGTACCTAAGCTAATGAGCAAACAAAAGTTTGCTAAAAATTTAATCACTATTTTTGGCAAAAATACACCACCAGCCACTATGGTAATTAATACCTTCTGGGCGTTGTTAATTTATAACAATGGTTTACGAGTGATGCCCAAGCTAATTAAATATATTACACAGCGACAACAAAACGAACAGCGCTGGGTTGGGGCAATGATTAATAGCGATATACCGATTACGTTTATTGCAGGTGAGCAAGACCCTATATCGGGTAAACACATGCTTGAGCACTATAAAAAAACAATACCTAATGCGCGCGTACAAGGGTTTGTTGAGCTTGGGCACTACCCACAAATAGAAGATGCCAAGGCTATAACCGAGGCTTATTTAAATTTTAGAAAGCAGATATAA